In Halomarina litorea, a single window of DNA contains:
- a CDS encoding DUF58 domain-containing protein — protein sequence MSETTTTTSFEHASTAGGTEDDDRVVESEVRRTGRWRGIVAVALLAGSMGVLAARPLVLLMGIVGATFAAYPRLTGTPNPTVRIERELSDDTPGRGDEVEVTVRVTNTGRWPLSDVRVVDGVPPILAVRDGSPRHGTFLWPGRSSEFSYTVGAEYGRHQFVPATVIVRDVSGGRELSAAVDSAEKTVLTCTDAVPEVPLRKRTQYHFGRLVTDDGGSGIEFHRTREYQQGDPMSRVDWKRFARTGQLTTIEFREERAASVVLLIDARPSAYRASAEGEPHGLAYNLAGAEQLLTALGDTRDYVGLAAIGREFCWLSSGTGVEHELTARELLAAHPTLSTIPPEDDEVADAEQQATELRKRLANDTQVILLSPLADEFVTSLALSLEATSHPVTVVSPDVTSDATPGARLARVERDNRIHSLREAEIPVVNWTPDQPLGTSIVHAQEVAG from the coding sequence ATGAGCGAGACTACTACCACCACCAGCTTCGAACACGCGAGCACCGCCGGCGGGACCGAGGACGACGACCGGGTCGTCGAGAGCGAGGTCCGCCGGACCGGGCGCTGGCGCGGTATCGTCGCCGTCGCCCTGCTGGCGGGGTCGATGGGCGTCCTCGCCGCCCGCCCGCTCGTCCTCCTGATGGGCATCGTCGGCGCGACGTTCGCGGCCTACCCCCGGCTGACGGGGACGCCGAACCCCACCGTCCGTATCGAGCGCGAACTGAGCGACGACACGCCGGGCCGGGGCGACGAGGTGGAGGTGACCGTCCGCGTCACCAACACCGGTCGATGGCCGCTCTCGGACGTGCGCGTCGTCGACGGCGTGCCGCCGATACTCGCCGTCCGGGACGGGTCGCCGCGCCACGGGACGTTCCTCTGGCCGGGTCGGTCGAGCGAGTTCAGCTACACCGTCGGCGCGGAGTACGGGCGCCACCAGTTCGTCCCCGCGACGGTCATCGTCCGCGACGTCAGCGGCGGCCGGGAACTGTCCGCGGCGGTCGACTCCGCCGAGAAGACGGTGTTGACGTGTACGGACGCGGTGCCCGAGGTCCCCCTCCGCAAACGGACGCAGTACCACTTCGGTCGCCTCGTCACCGACGACGGGGGGAGCGGCATCGAGTTCCACCGCACCCGCGAGTACCAGCAGGGCGACCCGATGAGCCGGGTCGACTGGAAGCGCTTCGCCCGGACGGGACAGCTCACGACCATCGAGTTCCGCGAGGAGCGCGCCGCCTCGGTCGTGTTGCTCATCGACGCCCGCCCGAGCGCCTACCGCGCCAGCGCCGAGGGCGAACCCCACGGGCTGGCGTACAACCTCGCCGGGGCCGAGCAACTGCTGACCGCGCTCGGCGACACCCGCGACTACGTCGGCCTCGCGGCCATCGGTCGGGAGTTCTGCTGGCTCTCCTCCGGGACGGGCGTCGAACACGAACTCACCGCCCGCGAGTTGCTCGCGGCCCACCCGACGCTCTCGACCATCCCGCCGGAGGACGACGAGGTGGCGGACGCCGAACAGCAGGCGACCGAACTCCGCAAACGACTGGCCAACGATACCCAGGTCATCCTGCTCTCGCCGCTGGCCGACGAGTTCGTCACGTCGCTGGCGCTCTCGCTGGAGGCGACCAGCCACCCCGTCACCGTCGTCAGCCCGGACGTGACGAGCGACGCGACGCCGGGTGCACGCCTCGCCCGCGTCGAGCGTGACAACCGCATCCACTCGCTGCGCGAGGCGGAGATACCCGTCGTGAACTGGACGCCGGACCAGCCACTCGGAACCTCCATCGTCCACGCACAGGAGGTGGCCGGATGA
- a CDS encoding DUF7563 family protein, translated as MNLGNTARSSDTHRRCQNCGDFVTQQFSRVFGNNADEVYGCLSCRTARDLREGHQLRPSESAP; from the coding sequence ATGAACTTGGGCAACACAGCTCGGTCGTCTGACACGCATCGCCGCTGCCAGAACTGCGGCGATTTCGTCACCCAGCAGTTTAGCAGGGTGTTCGGGAACAACGCGGACGAGGTCTACGGCTGTCTCAGCTGCCGGACCGCCCGCGACCTGCGGGAGGGCCACCAGCTCCGCCCGTCGGAGTCGGCGCCGTAG
- a CDS encoding DUF7344 domain-containing protein, translating into MDAEQTEDAEVDPDAPDAAAEPRTLPKDELFHLLQNERRRRALQFLRGHEDGVVDMRDMAEHIAALENDVEVVQLTSAQRKRVYVGLYQCHLPKLDEAGVVDYDKNRGTVAQTPLSAQLTPYLAVEAGDVPETEESADRTVRELVDAAGPAGAATVIAAVLTVGAATSTLPAAGLWLPVVLTTLFAVVTLISVLR; encoded by the coding sequence ATGGACGCGGAACAGACCGAGGACGCCGAGGTCGATCCCGACGCACCCGACGCGGCGGCCGAGCCACGGACGCTCCCGAAAGACGAACTCTTCCACCTCCTCCAGAACGAGCGTCGTCGACGCGCGCTCCAGTTCCTGCGTGGACACGAGGACGGGGTCGTCGACATGCGCGACATGGCGGAGCACATCGCGGCCCTCGAGAACGACGTCGAGGTCGTCCAGTTGACCTCCGCCCAGCGCAAGCGGGTCTACGTCGGCCTCTACCAGTGCCACCTCCCGAAACTCGACGAGGCGGGCGTCGTCGACTACGACAAGAACCGGGGGACCGTCGCACAGACCCCGCTCTCGGCGCAGCTGACGCCGTACCTCGCCGTCGAGGCGGGCGACGTGCCCGAGACGGAGGAATCGGCAGACCGGACGGTCCGGGAACTCGTCGACGCCGCGGGACCCGCGGGCGCGGCGACGGTGATCGCCGCCGTGCTGACGGTCGGTGCGGCGACCAGCACGCTCCCGGCAGCCGGGCTGTGGCTACCCGTCGTCCTCACCACACTGTTCGCCGTCGTGACGCTCATCTCGGTGCTCCGATAA
- a CDS encoding AAA family ATPase codes for MEIQDVHSRSNAILDEVGRAVIADRKVMRTVLTGFLAGGHVLLEDVPGTGKTLTARSFATALGLSFSRIQFTPDLLPSDVTGTHIFNEKTREFEFQPGPIFANIVLADEINRASPKTQSALLEAMEEGQVTVDGETHMLPQPFFVIATQNPVEQEGTFPLPEAQKDRFIIKTSIGYPDEEGELEIINRRAERTTATPSAGRVCDDGEPADLRETVERVHVDPDVRRYITRVCRATRENSRVKTGVSPRATQRLFEVSRALAAINGRMYVTPDEVKTIAPPVLAHRIVLTADARVGNVDKRTVVRDILDDIEVPTVQYTQQQQ; via the coding sequence ATGGAGATACAGGACGTGCACTCGCGGAGCAACGCGATACTCGACGAGGTCGGACGGGCCGTCATCGCCGACCGAAAGGTCATGCGGACGGTGCTAACGGGCTTTCTCGCCGGCGGGCACGTCCTGCTGGAGGACGTGCCGGGGACCGGGAAGACGCTGACCGCACGGTCGTTCGCCACCGCCCTCGGCCTCTCCTTTTCGCGCATCCAGTTCACGCCCGACCTCCTCCCCTCCGACGTGACGGGTACCCACATCTTCAACGAGAAGACCCGCGAGTTCGAGTTCCAGCCCGGTCCCATCTTCGCGAACATCGTCCTCGCCGACGAGATCAACCGCGCCTCGCCGAAGACGCAGTCCGCCCTCCTCGAAGCCATGGAGGAGGGACAGGTCACCGTCGACGGCGAGACGCACATGCTCCCCCAGCCGTTCTTCGTCATCGCGACGCAGAACCCCGTCGAACAGGAGGGGACCTTCCCGCTGCCCGAGGCCCAGAAGGACCGCTTCATCATCAAGACCAGCATCGGCTACCCCGACGAGGAGGGCGAACTGGAGATCATCAACCGGCGCGCCGAGCGCACCACCGCGACGCCCTCCGCCGGGCGGGTCTGTGACGACGGCGAACCCGCCGACCTCCGCGAGACGGTCGAACGGGTCCACGTCGACCCGGACGTCCGACGCTACATCACCCGCGTCTGCCGGGCCACCCGCGAGAACTCCCGCGTGAAGACTGGCGTCTCCCCGCGTGCGACTCAGCGCCTCTTCGAGGTGTCGCGGGCGCTCGCGGCCATCAACGGCCGGATGTACGTCACCCCCGACGAGGTCAAGACCATCGCGCCGCCTGTCCTCGCCCACCGTATCGTCCTCACCGCGGACGCCCGCGTCGGCAACGTCGACAAGCGCACCGTCGTCCGGGACATCCTCGACGACATCGAGGTGCCGACGGTGCAGTACACCCAGCAGCAGCAGTAA
- a CDS encoding WD40/YVTN/BNR-like repeat-containing protein: MRLHGLYDGRLYGSDYQTLYAETRPGRFAATGRLTNPMCGRDYLRSQALTARFPKRLVEYTVGAFPTTNVWALPGDAVLATLDRWLLLSRDGGASWRPVRELPRSSGPMGVLPTALCRDGDRLLLGEYPLGDEVPNVLESTDGGRSWSTLLALPEVRHVHAIQADPYSGDVWVTTGDADEECRIARLREGSGEVELDVVGTGSQRWRAVELAFTPEAVLWGMDCTYAEDNHLLRVARDELDDDPDPEVVGTASGSVFYSATWGHDGTQWIAFSTALETGLDSTSPTDRRVNRTTSADVLVSSSDVDFERWETLASYGKRRALADYTGGRLPTASTYVFLAASDDRGLFVNPYNTDRHDGKVRQYRPEVLAGLAL; encoded by the coding sequence ATGCGACTCCACGGACTCTACGACGGGAGGCTGTACGGGTCGGACTACCAGACCCTCTACGCGGAGACGCGCCCCGGCCGGTTCGCGGCGACGGGCCGTCTCACCAACCCCATGTGCGGGCGTGACTACCTCCGGAGCCAGGCGCTGACCGCCCGGTTCCCGAAGCGACTCGTCGAGTACACCGTCGGGGCGTTCCCGACGACGAACGTCTGGGCGCTCCCCGGCGACGCCGTGCTGGCGACGCTCGACCGCTGGCTGCTCCTCTCGCGCGACGGCGGGGCGTCCTGGCGGCCCGTCCGTGAACTCCCCCGGTCGTCGGGCCCGATGGGCGTCCTCCCGACCGCCCTCTGTCGGGACGGCGACCGCCTCCTGCTCGGGGAGTACCCGCTGGGCGACGAGGTGCCGAACGTCCTCGAATCGACCGACGGCGGGCGGTCGTGGTCGACGCTCCTCGCCCTCCCCGAGGTGCGCCACGTCCACGCGATACAGGCCGACCCCTACTCCGGAGACGTCTGGGTGACGACCGGCGACGCCGACGAGGAGTGTCGCATCGCCCGCCTGCGCGAGGGGAGCGGGGAGGTCGAACTCGACGTCGTCGGCACCGGCAGTCAGCGCTGGCGGGCGGTCGAACTCGCCTTCACCCCCGAGGCGGTGCTGTGGGGGATGGACTGCACCTACGCCGAGGACAACCACCTCCTTCGGGTCGCACGCGACGAACTGGACGACGACCCGGACCCCGAGGTGGTCGGGACCGCCTCCGGGTCGGTGTTCTACAGTGCGACATGGGGCCACGACGGGACGCAGTGGATCGCCTTCTCGACGGCGCTGGAGACGGGCCTCGACAGCACCTCGCCGACCGACCGGCGGGTCAATCGAACCACGAGCGCCGACGTCCTCGTCTCCTCCTCCGACGTGGACTTCGAGCGCTGGGAGACCCTCGCGAGTTACGGGAAGCGCCGTGCGCTGGCCGACTACACCGGCGGGCGGCTTCCCACCGCCAGCACCTACGTCTTCCTCGCGGCCAGCGACGACCGGGGCCTGTTCGTCAACCCGTACAACACCGACCGCCACGACGGGAAGGTGAGACAGTACCGCCCCGAGGTGCTCGCGGGGCTGGCCCTATAG
- a CDS encoding DUF7269 family protein has translation MGVLKRALWYFAVLLGIVVFGGALAVLLVPSLRAALPVEALVDVAGSDYLLVAVFGGLALVALLVMLVARAVGSVEQERPPEPEYVERVPLLGAEFDDLVENGVGVRAMLSGDEADRIRERLREQATRTLMRKRNLSRERADDLVERGAWTDRRVPSAFLAGGSIPTKARVKAAIRGQTWLQFAASETADEIVRLADERHDRSVRTGAGDRPTDASASSSTATTPPGGRPAATDGGDER, from the coding sequence ATGGGCGTCCTCAAGCGGGCGCTCTGGTACTTCGCGGTCCTGCTCGGCATCGTCGTCTTCGGCGGCGCGCTGGCGGTCCTCCTCGTCCCGTCGCTCCGGGCGGCCCTTCCGGTCGAGGCACTCGTCGACGTCGCCGGGAGCGACTACCTGCTGGTAGCCGTCTTCGGCGGCCTCGCGCTGGTCGCCCTCCTCGTCATGCTCGTCGCCCGCGCCGTGGGGAGCGTCGAACAGGAGCGTCCGCCCGAACCGGAGTACGTCGAGCGGGTGCCCCTCCTCGGCGCGGAGTTCGACGACCTCGTCGAGAACGGGGTCGGCGTCCGCGCCATGCTGTCCGGCGACGAGGCCGACCGCATCCGCGAGCGACTCCGCGAGCAGGCGACTCGCACGCTGATGCGAAAGCGCAACCTCTCGCGCGAGCGGGCGGACGACCTCGTCGAGCGCGGCGCGTGGACCGACCGCCGCGTCCCGAGTGCGTTCCTCGCCGGCGGAAGCATCCCGACGAAGGCCCGCGTCAAGGCCGCGATTCGCGGCCAGACGTGGCTGCAGTTCGCCGCCAGCGAGACGGCCGACGAGATCGTCCGTCTCGCCGACGAGCGACACGACCGGTCCGTGCGGACGGGCGCGGGTGACCGGCCGACCGACGCCTCGGCGTCGTCATCGACGGCCACGACCCCGCCTGGCGGACGACCCGCCGCGACTGACGGAGGCGACGAACGATGA
- a CDS encoding DUF4129 domain-containing protein, translating to MNVERVVSLGVILAVIVAMGVSATTLESSLSSNPDEVIDLDYENIPLGQDAVRDAKDEVEQNKENPNPTGDPRTMPEQKPTEVQAGGGGPSDDGPGEERSLLDRLLDLLMQLLPFLLALLALLVLAALARRYGRRLLALLLALVPQDGTESTDDDVTWTPHPRNDIERAWLSMLDRAGVQRPRQMTPAECANQAVAAGLDPDGVQRLRTAFEKVRYGGGEVTDEDARQAREGLRRMGLGGGGSLGGSS from the coding sequence ATGAACGTCGAACGAGTCGTCTCGCTCGGCGTCATCCTCGCCGTCATCGTCGCGATGGGCGTCTCTGCGACGACCCTCGAGTCGTCGCTGTCGTCGAACCCCGACGAGGTCATCGACCTCGACTACGAGAACATCCCGCTCGGCCAGGACGCCGTCAGGGACGCGAAAGACGAGGTCGAACAGAACAAGGAGAACCCCAACCCGACGGGCGACCCGCGCACCATGCCCGAACAGAAACCCACCGAGGTACAGGCCGGCGGTGGGGGGCCGAGCGACGACGGGCCCGGCGAGGAGCGCTCGCTCCTCGACCGCCTGCTGGACCTGCTGATGCAGCTCCTGCCGTTCCTCCTGGCGCTGCTCGCCCTGCTGGTCCTCGCGGCGCTCGCGCGCCGGTACGGTCGACGGCTCCTCGCGCTCCTGCTCGCGCTGGTGCCACAGGACGGCACCGAGTCGACCGACGACGACGTCACGTGGACGCCCCACCCGCGAAACGACATCGAACGGGCGTGGCTCTCGATGCTCGACCGCGCCGGCGTCCAGCGCCCCCGGCAGATGACGCCCGCCGAGTGCGCGAATCAGGCCGTCGCCGCGGGCCTCGACCCCGACGGCGTCCAGCGCCTCCGCACCGCCTTCGAGAAGGTTCGCTACGGCGGCGGGGAGGTCACCGACGAGGACGCCCGACAGGCCCGCGAGGGCCTCCGCCGGATGGGCCTCGGCGGTGGCGGGAGCCTCGGGGGGAGTAGCTGA
- a CDS encoding sulfatase, with protein MADQPDVLFLVLDSMRRDRVSTYGHHRKTTPTLDALAKRASVFENAFTPAPWTLPSHCSMFTGLFPSEHGVTNGFTDRDLRLAEEFTTVTERLAERGYRTAGFSNNPWVGKLSGLDRGFDEYVEWNLEIGVEGDADLHTRRERLYSRGNTWLGHASRQPLFALKRPFFTSSLTDRAKRWFDYTSGSDDPTFTFMNLMEAHSPYFPPKDAFRKLGLKAPNELEPRLLNTRLLAYVLGTRDLGDDERERVLEFYDAALRYQDAKVNGLLTMLDEQGRLDDTLVVVCADHGKTLGEYDRDGTPPHYVRDINVNVPLLVKWPGQNEGERVEAPVDLTDLHELLLGEAESSEAWADDDVALTEDHVPHTGRASKPVTHWRVLSDSEFKYARSEEGEEFVFERRGDADPANRKPNGERLVEADEAMLAEARRRLDERIETLNESAGVADDADGELDGDVQAQLRDLGYL; from the coding sequence ATGGCCGACCAGCCGGACGTCCTGTTTCTCGTCCTGGATTCCATGCGGCGGGACCGGGTCTCGACGTACGGGCACCACCGCAAGACGACGCCGACGCTCGACGCACTGGCGAAGCGCGCCTCGGTCTTCGAGAACGCCTTCACGCCCGCGCCGTGGACACTCCCCTCGCACTGCTCGATGTTCACGGGACTGTTCCCCTCCGAGCACGGCGTCACCAACGGGTTCACCGACCGGGACCTGCGCCTCGCCGAGGAGTTCACGACCGTCACCGAACGGCTCGCAGAGCGGGGGTACCGCACCGCCGGGTTCTCGAACAACCCGTGGGTAGGGAAGCTCTCGGGGCTCGACCGCGGGTTCGACGAGTACGTCGAGTGGAACCTCGAAATCGGCGTCGAGGGGGACGCCGACCTCCACACGCGTCGCGAGCGGCTCTACTCGCGCGGGAACACGTGGCTCGGCCACGCCTCCCGCCAGCCCCTGTTCGCGCTCAAGCGGCCTTTCTTCACGTCCAGCCTGACCGACCGCGCGAAGCGCTGGTTCGACTACACGAGCGGGAGCGACGACCCGACGTTCACCTTCATGAACCTCATGGAGGCACACAGTCCGTACTTCCCGCCGAAGGACGCCTTCCGCAAACTCGGGCTGAAGGCACCGAACGAACTCGAACCGCGCCTGCTGAACACGAGGCTGCTCGCGTACGTGCTCGGCACGCGCGACCTCGGGGACGACGAACGCGAGCGCGTCCTGGAGTTCTACGACGCGGCGCTGCGCTATCAGGACGCGAAGGTCAACGGACTGCTCACGATGCTCGACGAGCAGGGCCGACTGGACGACACCCTCGTCGTCGTCTGTGCCGACCACGGCAAGACGCTCGGCGAGTACGACCGCGACGGGACCCCGCCCCACTACGTCCGCGACATCAACGTCAACGTCCCACTCCTCGTGAAGTGGCCCGGCCAGAACGAGGGCGAACGCGTCGAAGCGCCCGTCGACCTCACCGACCTCCACGAACTCCTGCTGGGCGAGGCCGAATCGAGCGAGGCGTGGGCAGACGACGACGTGGCGCTCACCGAGGACCACGTCCCCCACACGGGCCGGGCCTCGAAGCCCGTCACCCACTGGCGCGTGCTCTCGGATTCCGAGTTCAAGTACGCTCGCAGCGAGGAGGGCGAGGAGTTCGTCTTCGAGCGTCGTGGAGATGCGGACCCCGCGAACCGCAAACCCAACGGCGAGCGACTGGTCGAGGCCGACGAGGCGATGCTGGCGGAGGCACGCCGCCGACTCGACGAACGCATCGAGACCCTGAACGAGTCGGCGGGTGTCGCGGACGACGCCGACGGGGAACTCGACGGCGACGTGCAGGCGCAGTTGCGGGACCTCGGCTACCTATAG
- a CDS encoding DUF7519 family protein — MTRVVYRPTRISSTVAVLAAAASVGFVANAPGQLMAVGTALGGCVVLALGAALHRRGFWFFGLPIALVGLGVSLSAIGVGFVMTGSTRITERAELVGLLGIPLVALGVVPLHKRVARRLVSAGLVFLVVGAVLSGMLHGTGLEPLPLLASLAAAVVAWDAGEQAINLGEQLGRSARTWPVELSHTGGTVVFGGLSIGTAMTLYGANVTGLPIETLLLLLAAAVVLMMALYK; from the coding sequence ATGACGCGCGTCGTCTACCGCCCGACCCGCATCAGTTCGACGGTGGCGGTCCTCGCCGCCGCCGCGAGCGTCGGGTTCGTCGCCAACGCACCCGGTCAGCTGATGGCCGTCGGCACCGCCCTCGGGGGATGCGTCGTCCTCGCCCTCGGCGCGGCGCTCCACCGCCGAGGGTTCTGGTTCTTCGGCCTCCCCATCGCGCTGGTCGGCCTCGGCGTGTCGCTGTCGGCCATCGGCGTCGGGTTCGTCATGACTGGATCCACCCGCATCACCGAACGCGCCGAACTGGTCGGCCTGCTCGGCATCCCGCTGGTCGCCCTCGGCGTCGTCCCCCTCCACAAGCGCGTGGCCCGTCGCCTCGTCTCGGCCGGCCTCGTCTTCCTCGTCGTGGGGGCCGTCCTCAGCGGGATGCTCCACGGGACGGGCCTCGAACCCCTCCCCCTGCTAGCGAGTCTCGCGGCCGCAGTGGTCGCGTGGGACGCCGGCGAACAGGCCATCAACCTCGGCGAGCAACTGGGTCGCAGCGCCCGCACCTGGCCCGTCGAACTGAGCCACACCGGCGGAACCGTCGTCTTCGGCGGGTTGAGTATCGGGACGGCGATGACGCTCTACGGCGCGAACGTGACTGGACTCCCAATCGAGACCCTTCTCTTACTGCTCGCGGCGGCCGTCGTGCTGATGATGGCGCTGTACAAGTAG
- the glmS gene encoding glutamine--fructose-6-phosphate transaminase (isomerizing) has product MCGIIACIGSDDAVGELLTGLENLEYRGYDSAGIAVQNGHGIAVRKKAGKISELKGAIAADVPDGSVGIGHTRWSTHGPPTDENAHPHTSQSEGVAVVHNGIIENYEVVRSRLMEEGYVFTSETDTEVIPHLIDHYMDQGDDVETAFERAIDDLDGSYAVALMVDGTDTVYAARQDSPLVVGVDDSGPETRYYLASDVPAFLEFTDRVMYLEDGDVARVTTDGIDVHDADGPVQRPIETVEWNAEETGKGQYEHYMLKEIHTQPEALRGTLSGRIEDGDVTLEEFPEGTFEGIEQVHLVACGTSFHAAKCGARQLVRAGIPASTFRASEYHDLQPVDERTLVVAVTQSGETADTLSALRRAEEAGASTVALTNVVGSTVSREADDTLYIRAGPEIGVAATKTFTSQVAALTLLTHRLAADLERGTVREDAAEFLAELEALPDRIEDLLGRTRASDVSESNMGRDAYFFIGRDFEYPVALEGALKFKEITYEHAEGFASGELKHGPLALVTPDATIFALLTGDRGEETRKNAEEARTRGARVIAVAPEGMDVGEMADDVLRVPDTHPDLAGLLANVQLQLVSYHTAYGLGREIDKPRNLAKSVTVE; this is encoded by the coding sequence ATGTGTGGAATTATCGCGTGCATCGGATCGGACGACGCGGTCGGTGAGCTGCTGACGGGGCTCGAGAACCTCGAGTACCGAGGGTACGACTCGGCCGGCATCGCCGTCCAGAACGGCCACGGCATCGCCGTCAGGAAGAAAGCGGGTAAGATCAGCGAGCTCAAGGGGGCCATCGCCGCGGACGTCCCCGACGGCAGCGTCGGTATCGGCCACACCCGGTGGTCGACGCACGGTCCGCCGACCGACGAGAACGCCCACCCGCACACGAGCCAGAGCGAGGGGGTGGCCGTCGTCCACAACGGCATCATCGAGAACTACGAGGTCGTCCGCTCCCGGCTCATGGAGGAGGGGTACGTCTTCACGAGCGAGACGGACACCGAGGTAATCCCCCACCTCATCGACCACTACATGGACCAGGGCGACGACGTCGAGACGGCGTTCGAACGCGCCATCGACGACCTGGACGGGAGCTACGCGGTCGCGCTCATGGTCGACGGGACGGACACCGTCTACGCGGCCCGACAGGACTCCCCGCTCGTCGTCGGCGTCGACGACAGCGGCCCCGAGACGCGCTACTACCTCGCCAGCGACGTGCCCGCCTTCCTCGAGTTCACCGACCGGGTGATGTACCTCGAGGACGGCGACGTCGCCCGCGTCACGACCGACGGCATCGACGTCCACGACGCGGACGGCCCCGTCCAGCGACCGATCGAGACCGTCGAGTGGAACGCCGAGGAGACGGGCAAGGGCCAGTACGAGCACTACATGCTCAAGGAGATACACACCCAGCCCGAGGCCCTGCGCGGGACGCTCTCCGGCCGAATCGAGGACGGGGACGTCACGCTGGAGGAGTTCCCCGAGGGCACCTTCGAGGGCATCGAGCAGGTCCACCTCGTCGCCTGCGGGACCTCTTTCCACGCCGCGAAGTGCGGTGCCCGCCAACTGGTTCGGGCGGGCATCCCCGCGAGCACCTTCCGCGCGAGCGAGTACCACGACCTCCAGCCCGTCGACGAACGGACGCTGGTCGTCGCCGTCACCCAGAGCGGCGAGACCGCGGACACGCTGAGCGCGCTGCGTCGCGCCGAGGAGGCCGGCGCGTCGACGGTCGCGCTGACGAACGTCGTCGGGTCGACCGTCTCGCGGGAGGCCGACGACACGCTCTACATCCGCGCCGGTCCCGAAATCGGCGTCGCGGCCACCAAGACGTTCACCTCGCAGGTCGCCGCGCTCACGCTCCTGACCCACCGGCTCGCCGCGGACCTGGAGCGGGGGACCGTCCGCGAGGATGCCGCCGAGTTCCTGGCCGAACTCGAGGCGCTCCCCGACCGTATCGAGGACCTCCTCGGGCGCACGCGCGCGAGCGACGTGAGCGAGAGCAACATGGGGCGGGACGCGTACTTCTTCATCGGGCGGGACTTCGAGTACCCGGTCGCGCTGGAGGGGGCGCTGAAGTTCAAGGAGATCACGTACGAGCACGCCGAGGGGTTCGCCTCCGGCGAACTGAAACACGGTCCCCTCGCCCTCGTCACCCCCGACGCGACTATCTTCGCCCTGCTCACCGGGGACCGCGGCGAGGAGACGCGCAAGAACGCCGAGGAGGCCCGGACTCGGGGTGCGCGCGTCATCGCCGTCGCGCCCGAGGGGATGGACGTCGGCGAGATGGCCGACGACGTCCTCCGGGTACCCGACACCCACCCCGACCTCGCGGGCCTACTGGCGAACGTCCAGCTCCAGCTCGTCTCGTACCACACCGCCTACGGGCTGGGTCGCGAGATCGACAAGCCGCGCAACCTCGCGAAGAGCGTCACCGTCGAGTAG
- a CDS encoding rhomboid family intramembrane serine protease codes for MTAVHLAKLDPYHVSYLWYGPWLHSGVDHYRGNVVVLVILGWVTERRIGTVGYAGFAVGALYLSIIIPVLLRYAHPLGASGLTKALTGYLALVLLKDTQSFLRSGKADFEDTAKLVGGLLLSVVVFSSTAQTVGRALGILTAPPGQSISAHAVGLLLGWAWFACLQFGYRTRLLIKTVAVRIRH; via the coding sequence ATGACCGCTGTTCACCTCGCCAAGCTTGACCCGTACCACGTCAGCTACCTGTGGTATGGGCCGTGGCTCCACTCCGGAGTTGACCACTACCGAGGAAACGTCGTTGTCCTCGTTATTCTGGGGTGGGTGACCGAGCGGCGGATTGGGACCGTTGGATACGCAGGGTTTGCCGTAGGGGCGCTATATCTGTCAATAATTATTCCCGTACTGCTGCGCTATGCTCACCCACTCGGAGCGAGCGGTCTTACGAAGGCCTTGACCGGATACTTGGCGTTGGTTTTGCTGAAAGACACGCAATCGTTTCTCCGGTCGGGTAAAGCTGATTTCGAAGACACTGCCAAACTCGTAGGCGGACTGTTGTTGTCGGTCGTTGTCTTCTCAAGTACTGCACAGACGGTGGGTCGTGCCCTTGGCATTCTCACTGCCCCACCAGGTCAATCGATTAGCGCTCACGCCGTTGGTCTCCTGCTTGGATGGGCATGGTTCGCTTGCCTCCAGTTTGGCTATCGAACCCGACTGCTAATCAAAACGGTCGCAGTCAGAATTCGCCACTGA